The sequence below is a genomic window from Mycobacterium sp. ITM-2016-00316.
TTCGGACCGGTCAAGGTGCCGGAGAACAAGCTGTGGGTGATGGGCGACAACCGGACCCACTCCGCCGACTCGCGGTCGCGCTGCTCCAATCTGCCCGGCGACGCCCGGCGTGGCCTCATCTGCACCGGTGACCCGGAGGCCGGCACCGTTCCCGTCGACAATGTGATCGGCAAGGCGCGCTTCATCGCCTGGCCGCCGTCGCGGTGGGGTGGCGTGAGCAGTACCAATCCGCAGACGGCATCGGCCGATTAGGAGTTCCGGCGTTGCCGGCGAGTTGGCCCCCCAGAACAGTGATCCGCAGGTCCGGCCTGCGCACTCTGGAATCCGCGCTGTACCGCAACGGCCTCGGGCCGGTGGCCGGCGTCGATGAGGTCGGTCGCGGTGCGTGCGCTGGGCCACTGGTGGTGGCGTCCTGCGTGCTGGGTCCGAACCGCTTGACCAGCCTTGCCGCACTGGATGATTCGAAGAAGCTCAACGAGGCCGAGCGGGAACGGCTGTTCCCGCTGATCCGCCGGTACGCGCTGGCCTATCACGTGGTGTTCATTCCCTCGGTCGAGGTGGACCGCCGCGGGGTGCACCACGCGAACATCGAGGGGATGCGCAGAGCGGTGGCAGGACTGCCGTTGCGGCCCGGCTACGTGCTCTCCGACGGCTTCCGGGTACCGGGACTGCCGATGCCCTCGCTGCCGGTGATCGGCGGCGACGCCGCGGCGGCCTGCATCGCGGCCGCCAGCGTGCTGGCCAAGGTGAGCAGGGATCGACTGATGGTGGCGATGGAGACCGAACACCCCGGATACGGCTTCGCCGAGCACAAGGGCTACAGCACGCCCGTGCACATGTCGGCGCTGGCGGAACGGGGTCCCTGCAGCGAGCACCGCTATTCCTTTGCGAATGTGCGGCGGGTCGCGGGCTCGGGTGCGACAGCGCGCCGCTTGGATGGTTCCGCGGTGTGGGGAATGATGGAGACCAACCTAGACGAAGGACAGCAGAGCAGATGAGTGCCGAGGATCTCGAAAAGTACGAAACCGAGATGGAGCTCTCGCTGTACCGCGAGTACAAGGACATCGTCGGACAGTTCAGCTACGTGGTGGAGACCGAACGCCGCTTCTATCTGGCCAACAGCGTCGAGATGGTGCCGCGTAACGCCGACGGTGAGGTCTATTTCGAGCTGCGCCTGGCGGACGCCTGGGTGTGGGACATGTACCGCCCGGCCCGCTTCGTCAAGCAGGTCCGCGTCATCACCTTCAAGGACGTCAACATCGAAGAGGTGGAGAAGCCGGAACTGCGGCTGCCCGACTGAAGCGTGGACCGTCTGAAAACTAATTTCCGGCAACGGGTTTGGTCAGGTCGTACAGCGTCACACCGTCGACGGTCACCGGTGCGAAGCTCTGCTTGACCCACTCCTTGATGCGTTCGGCTTCCGTCGAGCGGTTCACTCCGGGCGGCGTGAGCGGCTTGCCGGAGTCGCCCGTGTTCCTGGGCATGCCCAGGCCCGTCGATTCGATGTAGTAGTGCACACGGCCGTCGGCGACGTGATCCTGGAACTGCTCCAGCGTGGGAGCCGGGTCCGCGGACCCGAACCCGCCGAGCGCCATCACCGGCAGGCCGGTGGCCAGCTGGTAATAGCCGGCTTCGGTGGAGCCCGGCATCGCGGCGATCCAGGTGAAACGCTCACTGTCGGCCGACAGCGTGGCGGCCACCTCGGCAGAGACCTCGTTGGTGGTGTCCATCGGCCCGCCGCCGGGGCCGGGCATGCCGGGCAAGCCCTGTCCGGGCACCTGCGGGCCCGCCGTCACCACACCGCCGGTATGGGACGTGCTGATGGTCTGTATCGAATAGGACAGCGGACCCGCGAGGGCCACGGCCAGTGCGGTACCGGCAGCAACGGACTGGATTCGCGGGCGGCGCAGCGTCGGTAGAGCGGTGATCGCCAGAGCTGTCGCAGCAAGGATCGCCGCAGCCAGCACAACCCAGCGCAGCCAGCCGACAAAGTCAGGCGTGCGGGTGAGCAGTACCCAGGACCATGCTCCGGTTACCGCGACGGTTGCCGCGAGTGTCATTGCAGCCCAGGTATTTTCCCGGCGATTCCACAGATCGACAGCACCGATTCCCACCAGGGCGGCAACGGCCGGTGCCAGCGCAACGGTGTAGTAGTCGTGAAACAGCCCGGACATGAAGCTGAACACACCTGCGGTACCGATCAGCCAGCCACCCCACACCAGATACTGTGCGCGATGCGCATCGGTGCGCGGCCGGCGCCAGGCCACGATCAGGCCGACGGCCAGCACGATGAGGGCGGCCGGCAGCAACCAGGAGATCTGAGCGCCCGACTCCCCGGTGAACATCCGGGTGATACCGGGGTTCCCGAACGGGCTGAAACCACCACTGTCCATCTCGGGTGTGGGTCCGGCGCCACCCCCGGGGGTGTTGCTGTCTCCGCCCATGAGGCGGCCCAATCCGTTGTAGCCGAGGGTCAGATCGAGAAAGCTGTTGTTTTCTGATCCACCGATATAGGGACGGCTGTCGGCGGGCCAGAGTTCGACGAGCAGCACCCACCATCCTGCCGTGACGACCATCGCGCCCAGCCCCGCGATCAACTGCGCGAACCGGATACGCAGCCGTGGCGTACCGGCGATCAGATAGGTCAGGGCCAGCCCCGGTATGACGAGCAGGATCTGTAGCTGTTTGGTCAAGAAGCCCACACCGAGCAGTGCGCCGCACAGCACCAACCAGCGAGTGCGACCGTCGGAGACGGCGCGCAGCAGCGCCCAGGCCGCGACGATCATCACAAAGACCAGCAGTGCATCGGGATTGTTGTAGCGGAACATCAAGGTGGCTACGGGTGTGAGTGCCAGGGCCGCACCCGCGATCAGTCCTGCCGCGGGACCGAACTGCTTCTTGATGATGATGTAGAGCAGTGCGACGGACGCCACCCCGAGAAGGACCTGGGGAAGCTGGATCGACCAGGAGCTGACGCCGAAGATCCGGGCGGAGATCTGCATCGGCCATAGCGAGGCGGGTGGTTTGTCGACGGTGATCGCGTTCGCGGCGTCGGAGGATCCGAAGAGGAACGCTTTCCAACTCTCGGTGCCGGCCTGCACCGCGGCGGAGTAGAAAGCGTTGGCCCACCCGTTGCGGCTCAGGCCGATGCACCAGAACACCGCGGTGGCCGCGAGCAGAGCGGCCAGCGCGGGTCGTGCCCACCGCGGATCTGATGGTGGCTCAACGGTATGAGCAGGGATCTCTGCGTGTGTGGTGTCCGCGGAGGCGGGCATCATGCTCCTCGGTTCGGGTGGAACACCCAGCCTCGCAGCAGCGTGAAGCGCAGCGCGGTCGCGGTGAGGTTGGCGATGATCAGTACCGAGAGTTCCAGCCAGTGTGGGGTGACGATGACCAGGCTGTGCGCCAGGGCCAGAGATCCACTGGTCAGCGCCAGCGCAAGGGCGAAGACGGTGAGCCCCTCGGCATGGTGGCGCAGCATGCCGTCCCGCCCTTGCACGCCGAACGTGAATCGGCGGTTGGCCGCGGTGTTTCCGACTGCCGTCACCAGCAGGGCGATCAGGTTTGCCGCCTGGGCGCCGGCGGTGGCGTGCAGCAGGGAGAAGATCGTCAGATACGCCAGCGTCGACGCCACCCCGACCGCGGCGAATCGGACACCTTGACGCATCAAGCTGCGTGGCGCGGCGGTGCGCCGGCCCGAACCGAGTTGGGCCGCGATATCGCGCACCGGGATCGAGCCATTGGCAAAGCCTTTCAGCATCCGGGCGATTCCCTTGAGATCCGCTGTCGCGGTGGCGACGATGTCGACGCGGCTGTCGGGGTCATCGACCCAGTCCACCGGAACTTCGTGGATCCGCAGACCAGACCGTTCGGCCAGGACCAGCAACTCGGTGTCGAAGAACCATCCGGTATCGGCGACGTGCGGCAGCAGTGTGGCCGCCACATCCGCGCGGATGGCCTTGAATCCGCATTGTGCGTCGGAGAATTTGGCGGCAAGCGTCGAGCGCAGGATCAGGTTGTAGCAGCGCGAAATGACCTCGCGCTTGGCGCCGCGAACCACCCGTGAACTGCGGGCCAGTCGGGTACCGATGGCCAGGTCGGAGTGGCCCGAGATCAACGGGGCCAGCAGCGGCTGCAGGGCGGCCAAGTCGGTGGACAGATCGACATCCATGTACGCCAGCACCGGCGCATCCGAGGCAGACCACACGGTGTGCAGGGCACGTCCACGACCCTTCTGCTCCAACCGGATGACCCGGACTCCGTCCAGTTCATCGGCGAGTTCGGTTGCGATACGCGGGGTGTCGTCGATGCTGGCGTTGTCGGCAATCGTGATCCGCGTGCTGAACGGCAACGTCTCGGCCAGATACCGATGTAGGCGACGAATGGAAGCCGCCAGTGCGCCCTGCTCGTTGTACACCGGAACCACCACGTCGACCACCGGCACCCCACGGTCGCGGGCGTGAGCGCCGGCGTCGGGTCGGGTCACCGGCGTCGACACCGCGAGCCTGTCCACCACGTTCTGAGTCATGACCACATCGTGGGGCGCGGCCATGGGTGGACTCTGGGACCAACCTATGTGCTTGCTATGAGGCCCGCCGGGAGCGCGGAAGGGTGGCGCACCGGTTCACATTCGATTCCCAGAGCACGACTACGGTGCTCCCACGTCTGCGTCCTAGCGTCGAGATCGTCACTTCCGGTGACTCGTACAGAGGAGGAGATCCGTGGGAAACCAACGAAAGAAAGTGCTTGTGGCGGCAGGGTCCGCGGCCGTGTGCGGGGGTATCGCACTGGCTTCCGTCGGGTTCGGTGCGGGGGTGGCGAACGCTTTCCCCGCGCCTCCGCCGCCGGGACCGGGGCAGGGTCTGTGTCTGCCGCTGCTTCCTTGTGGAGGTCCACCGCCACCCCCGGCGCCGATGATGGGCCCGGGCCCCGGTGCAGGCCCGGGCGCGCTCCCGTTCGGGCCGGGCCCGAGGTTCTGACTGAGCAGCACTGCGCGGCGCGTGGGCCACGGTCCGCGCGCCGCGCTTCGGCATCGCCGCACTACCGGATCCGGTTCGGGTGCGCGGCAGACAAAGCTCGCCCACAGACTGTGCACAGGGCCCGGCTAAGGAGCTGTCACAGAATCGACAGGTGCACAACACCGGTGCGGCTGCCCATCGATCATTTTCGGTGGCGAACGCCGATCGCATAACCCACCCCGACGGATCCCCGATCGAAGTTCTCGTCGTCGACGACGAGCCGGCGCTCAGCGAGCTCGTCTCGATGGTGCTGCGGTATGAGGGCTGGGAGGTCGCCACGGCGTCCGACGGTGCGGCGGCGATCCATCGCGCGGCGGCGGTCTGCCCGGACGTGGTGGTACTGGACCTGATGTTGCCCGATATGAGCGGCCTGGACGTATTGCAGGAACTTCGTCGCATGAGACCCGAACTGCCCGTGCTCCTGCTGACCGCAAAAGACTCCGTGGAGGACCGAATCGCCGGACTGTCCGCGGGGGGAGATGACTACGTCACCAAGCCTTTCAGCGTCGAGGAGATGATCCTGCGACTGCGTGCCCTGGTGCGGCGATCTGGCCGTGGTGTGGTCGACGGAACCAGCCGCCTCGTCGTCGGCGATCTCGTCCTTGACGAAGACAGCCATGAGGTCACCCGCGCGGGGGAGGAGCTCTTCCTCACCGCCACGGAGTTCTCCGTTCTCCGGGTCCTGATGCGCAATCCGCGGCGGGTGCTCACCAAGTCTCAGATTCTGGAACATGTGTGGGACTACGACTTCGAAGGCCGTTCGAATGTGGTGGAGCTCTATATCTCGTATCTCCGAAAGAAGGTGGATGCGGCTCGGCCACCGATGATCCATACCGTTCGAGGCGTCGGGTATGTCCTCAAACCACGATAGGCCCAGTGGGCGCGACCGGGTCGTCCGGATGCTCAAGCCGAACACCTGGCCGTTGCGGATCCGGCTGGTCGCTGCGGTCGCAGTCCTGGGCGTCAGCCTGTGCATCGCCGTGAGTGCGGCGACACTGCTGGCACTGAGGACTTATCTCATCGGTCAACTCGATGCACAGGTGCTCGAAACGCAGTCGCGCTCGGTGATGTTCTACCAGATGGGCAGCGTGCCGTTTCTGCGCTTCTCCGGACCAGGGCCGCTCTTCCTGGACGGTCCGGGCCAGTCATCGGGAACGGTCGGCGCGGTCAAATCGGCGAACACCATCGCAGCGGCGGCGGTGAACACGGCAACCGGAAACCGGCAGGCACTGACTCCCGCTGCGGCTGATCAACTCAAGGATGTGCCGGACGAGCAGATGGTCAGCATCGATCTCGACGGGCTCGGTGATTACCGCCTGACCGCGTATCCGATCGAGGGCACCGATGTCGTCATCATCGCCGGCCTCTCCATGTCGGGGGTGCAAGCCACGCTCGCGTCCGCAGCCTGGATCATCGGTGGATCATCGTTGGTGGCATTGGTTGCCACCGTCGCTGCAGGCATGGTGATCATCCGCCGTCAGTTGGACCCGTTGTCGCGGATGTCGGTTGCCGCGCAACGTATTGCCGGCCTTCGGTTGGACCGGGGCGAGGTGCAGCTGCCGACGCCTCTGGAGCCGGTGAATCCTGCGACCGCCCACACCGAGGTCGGCCGGCTGGGCACCGCCTTCAACACGATGGTGGACAGGGTGGCCGAGGGACTGACGGCGCGTCACACCAGCGAAATGCGTATTCGCCAGTTTGTCGCCGATGCCAGCCATGAGTTGCGGACCCCGTTGGCGTCGATCAAGGGCTATACCGAGTTCGCAGAGCGCCTCGTCGGGGACGCCGATGAGCAGGGCGACCTCCACCATCGTGGGGACTTGGTGCACGCCCTGCGCAGGGTTCACGATGAGTCCCGACGGATGAGCCAACTCGTCGAAGACATGTTGTTGCTGGCCCGACTGGATACCGGTCGACCCGTTGCCACCGACGAGCTCGACGTATCCGACCTGGTGATCAATGCCGTCCACGACGCCCATATCGCAGGACCGGATCACCTGTGGACCTTGGATATTCCGCCCGAATCAGTAGGCCTGATCGGGGACCGGTCCCGTCTCTACCAGGCCGTCGCCAACCTGCTGTCGAACGCCCGCATCCACACTCCACCCGGGACGAAGATCGTCACCTCGTTGGTGTCGCACGTCGACCGATCGGTCACACTCACCGTCGCCGACGACGGCCCCGGAATACCCGAAGACCTGCTGCCCCACGTATTCGAACGCTTCGCTCGCGGTGACGGCTCCCGATCTCGAGACTCCGGCAGCACCGGGCTGGGGCTCGCGATCACGCGGGCGGTGATCAAGGCCCATCATGGCGGGATCGACGTCCGCAGCGACCGACATGGCACCCGCGTCACGGTGACACTCCCGGCAGGCGACTTTCAGGGCGTGCAGGCGGGCCGCGCCGTGTCTGCTCCATCCACGAGCGCCAGCCAGGACACCAACAATTGCTGTGCACGGCCGTTTCCCCCGCCGAACTGTGCGGAAATGCCCAGCCCCAAGATGAAGGCGAGCGTCGCTTCCACGGACACCGCGAGTCCGCCGTCTTGCTCGTCGGGGCCTTGATGGGCGGCCGCTGCACTCATCGACGAGGTGAGGAACCCGCGTACGAGCCCGATGATATCGACACCGTCATCGACCAGATCGGGGTGACGACTGCAATCCAGTATCAGGCTCGGTAGCGCCGCGGCGGCCGACCAATCGCCATGGGGATTGACCAGTTTGGTGATGAAAGCCTGCAACTGGGTGCTGACCTGCTCGCCGCGCAGAAAATGAGCGGTGGCTGACGCGGCACGGTCGATGTCCGTGTGAGTCTCGGCCAGCACGGCCCGGTAAAGCGCAGCCTTGGAGGTGAAATGGTAGTTGATGGCGGCGCGGCTCACTCCCGCCGCGGCGGCCACCGCTCCCATGGCGAGGGCGTCGAATCCGACTCTGAGCGCGAGAGACCTAGCGGCGAGCACGATTTCAGCTCTTGTGTTGTGTGAACCGCGGGGCCGCCCGCGACGGCGCGATTTACGTCCCGATGACGCGCGCGTCGGAATGAACGTTGCCGGCACCGTAGCGTCTGTGAGCAACGAAGCGAGGGCGTGCCAGCGCTCAGAGCGGGTCCGGTGGTACTCGTTGGTGCCCCGTCGCTGGGACTCCACCAGCCCGGCCTCGCGAAGAGTGGCCAGTTGTGTGCTGATCTCCGAGGCCGGTAGTCCTGCGATATCGGCCAACTCACGTTCGTTGATTCCCTCGGTGGAGCACTGGCCGAGCGCCGATATGATGCGAAACGCCAGCGGGTCGCCGAGAACACGCAAGGTGACAGCGGCGCCGGGCGAATCTCCATTCTCGTGCGCGGCGCACGAAGACCAGTTCTCCTCCACCGCGGCGCTACCAGGCATCACATTCTCCGTTCCCTCGCCGCCAACATATGCACGCCAGCTAGGTGCACACTGGCAGAGTTCTATGAAGGGCCTTTGTCTTTTGTCTGCCCAACGTCTGTCGCGGCCCTACGCTG
It includes:
- a CDS encoding cell wall metabolism sensor histidine kinase WalK, producing the protein MLKPNTWPLRIRLVAAVAVLGVSLCIAVSAATLLALRTYLIGQLDAQVLETQSRSVMFYQMGSVPFLRFSGPGPLFLDGPGQSSGTVGAVKSANTIAAAAVNTATGNRQALTPAAADQLKDVPDEQMVSIDLDGLGDYRLTAYPIEGTDVVIIAGLSMSGVQATLASAAWIIGGSSLVALVATVAAGMVIIRRQLDPLSRMSVAAQRIAGLRLDRGEVQLPTPLEPVNPATAHTEVGRLGTAFNTMVDRVAEGLTARHTSEMRIRQFVADASHELRTPLASIKGYTEFAERLVGDADEQGDLHHRGDLVHALRRVHDESRRMSQLVEDMLLLARLDTGRPVATDELDVSDLVINAVHDAHIAGPDHLWTLDIPPESVGLIGDRSRLYQAVANLLSNARIHTPPGTKIVTSLVSHVDRSVTLTVADDGPGIPEDLLPHVFERFARGDGSRSRDSGSTGLGLAITRAVIKAHHGGIDVRSDRHGTRVTVTLPAGDFQGVQAGRAVSAPSTSASQDTNNCCARPFPPPNCAEMPSPKMKASVASTDTASPPSCSSGP
- a CDS encoding response regulator transcription factor gives rise to the protein MTHPDGSPIEVLVVDDEPALSELVSMVLRYEGWEVATASDGAAAIHRAAAVCPDVVVLDLMLPDMSGLDVLQELRRMRPELPVLLLTAKDSVEDRIAGLSAGGDDYVTKPFSVEEMILRLRALVRRSGRGVVDGTSRLVVGDLVLDEDSHEVTRAGEELFLTATEFSVLRVLMRNPRRVLTKSQILEHVWDYDFEGRSNVVELYISYLRKKVDAARPPMIHTVRGVGYVLKPR
- a CDS encoding bifunctional glycosyltransferase family 2/GtrA family protein; amino-acid sequence: MTQNVVDRLAVSTPVTRPDAGAHARDRGVPVVDVVVPVYNEQGALAASIRRLHRYLAETLPFSTRITIADNASIDDTPRIATELADELDGVRVIRLEQKGRGRALHTVWSASDAPVLAYMDVDLSTDLAALQPLLAPLISGHSDLAIGTRLARSSRVVRGAKREVISRCYNLILRSTLAAKFSDAQCGFKAIRADVAATLLPHVADTGWFFDTELLVLAERSGLRIHEVPVDWVDDPDSRVDIVATATADLKGIARMLKGFANGSIPVRDIAAQLGSGRRTAAPRSLMRQGVRFAAVGVASTLAYLTIFSLLHATAGAQAANLIALLVTAVGNTAANRRFTFGVQGRDGMLRHHAEGLTVFALALALTSGSLALAHSLVIVTPHWLELSVLIIANLTATALRFTLLRGWVFHPNRGA
- a CDS encoding DUF2469 domain-containing protein, translating into MSAEDLEKYETEMELSLYREYKDIVGQFSYVVETERRFYLANSVEMVPRNADGEVYFELRLADAWVWDMYRPARFVKQVRVITFKDVNIEEVEKPELRLPD
- a CDS encoding ribonuclease HII, whose product is MPASWPPRTVIRRSGLRTLESALYRNGLGPVAGVDEVGRGACAGPLVVASCVLGPNRLTSLAALDDSKKLNEAERERLFPLIRRYALAYHVVFIPSVEVDRRGVHHANIEGMRRAVAGLPLRPGYVLSDGFRVPGLPMPSLPVIGGDAAAACIAAASVLAKVSRDRLMVAMETEHPGYGFAEHKGYSTPVHMSALAERGPCSEHRYSFANVRRVAGSGATARRLDGSAVWGMMETNLDEGQQSR
- a CDS encoding glycosyltransferase family 39 protein, whose translation is MPASADTTHAEIPAHTVEPPSDPRWARPALAALLAATAVFWCIGLSRNGWANAFYSAAVQAGTESWKAFLFGSSDAANAITVDKPPASLWPMQISARIFGVSSWSIQLPQVLLGVASVALLYIIIKKQFGPAAGLIAGAALALTPVATLMFRYNNPDALLVFVMIVAAWALLRAVSDGRTRWLVLCGALLGVGFLTKQLQILLVIPGLALTYLIAGTPRLRIRFAQLIAGLGAMVVTAGWWVLLVELWPADSRPYIGGSENNSFLDLTLGYNGLGRLMGGDSNTPGGGAGPTPEMDSGGFSPFGNPGITRMFTGESGAQISWLLPAALIVLAVGLIVAWRRPRTDAHRAQYLVWGGWLIGTAGVFSFMSGLFHDYYTVALAPAVAALVGIGAVDLWNRRENTWAAMTLAATVAVTGAWSWVLLTRTPDFVGWLRWVVLAAAILAATALAITALPTLRRPRIQSVAAGTALAVALAGPLSYSIQTISTSHTGGVVTAGPQVPGQGLPGMPGPGGGPMDTTNEVSAEVAATLSADSERFTWIAAMPGSTEAGYYQLATGLPVMALGGFGSADPAPTLEQFQDHVADGRVHYYIESTGLGMPRNTGDSGKPLTPPGVNRSTEAERIKEWVKQSFAPVTVDGVTLYDLTKPVAGN